One segment of Rosa chinensis cultivar Old Blush chromosome 6, RchiOBHm-V2, whole genome shotgun sequence DNA contains the following:
- the LOC112171682 gene encoding uncharacterized protein LOC112171682, producing the protein MGGPVEQLINDFGIQFIHSTPYYAQSNGQAEASNKIIITLLKKMLVENPRQWHDTLYETVWAYRTSKRNPTATTPYALMFGHDAVLPLEINVHSLRVQDQHHLIGEDYRITCAYDKRTRGRSYKEGDLVWKAVLPFGEKLTGLGKWTPRWEGPFIIHRILECGAFHLKDLDGEIHRNPINGRFLKKYYPSVWEFEDPPDPPSSQTGGQS; encoded by the exons ATGGGAGGTCCTGTTGAGCAACTTATCAATGATTTTGGCATCCAGTTTATCCATAGTactccatattatgctcagtccaacGGTCAGGCGGAAGCCAGcaacaagattattattaccctgTTAAAGAAGATGCTGGTAGAAAACCCGCGACAATGGCACGATACTTTGTATGAGACCGTCTGGGCTTACCGCACCTCCAAGAGGAATCCCACTGCTACTACACCCTATGCACTAATGTTTGGTCACGATGCAGTTCTACCCTTGGAAATCAATGTTCATTCCTTACGCGTGCAAGATCAGCACCACTTGAtaggtgaagattat CGCATCACCTGCGCCTATGATAAGCGGACACGTGGTCGCAGTTACAAAGAAGGAGACCTGGTCTGGAAAGCAGTCTTGCCCTTTGGCGAGAAATTGACCGGTCTCGGTAAGTGGACTCCTCGCTGGGAAGGACCCTTTATTATCCACCGCATTTTGGAATGTGGagcttttcatctcaaggaTTTGGATGGCGAAATCCATCGCAATCCCATCAATGGGCGATTCCTGAAAaaatattaccctagtgtttgggagttcgaaGATCCACCGGATCCACCTTCGTCCCAGACTGGGGGGCAATCATAG